In Massilia violaceinigra, one DNA window encodes the following:
- a CDS encoding Flp family type IVb pilin — protein MNALLNNASRSIRSFLRDDEGAQVVEYALIIAVVSIILVVALRNLTGTSFSGFIARVESCLTGGACA, from the coding sequence ATGAACGCCCTGCTCAACAACGCCAGCCGCAGCATCCGCTCCTTCCTGCGCGACGACGAAGGCGCCCAGGTGGTCGAATACGCGCTGATCATCGCGGTCGTCTCGATCATCCTGGTGGTCGCGCTGCGCAATCTCACCGGCACCAGCTTCTCCGGCTTCATCGCCCGCGTCGAATCCTGCCTGACCGGCGGCGCCTGCGCCTGA
- a CDS encoding Tad domain-containing protein has protein sequence MIPHNRYAVRQRQHGAVILTVCFLLFFLLGFVAIAFDLGRLFIVKTELQTAMDSCALAAAQELDGQSSALARARRAGTTAANLNRVNLQSASWDGKGQLPDTGISFRDQSYMPTTAPASARYAQCEHRQSGIRMWLLHALGTFAGNGTANPSTRAVLASAVATRGSAQSTCPIPVAMKAKVGGTPSNNYGFLVGEWVTVFDKAGAASSAGEMGWYNLDGSKSASETAAELAEGGYCGTRLGDTLGTPGAQTSVDRPWNYRFGVYKNSDSPALNHPDQSGYSYTAANWKNAVPQNAFAGTPAPGSHASAQNYITKRAAYASLADTGTSIKTGSQIAFNDNNRLNSFHKLATPGAAGEHRQYGTSRRLVIVPVINGASQVIDFVCMFMLHPLSGPNDPARLEFRGLAGIAASPCSPGGTPGGLAGPLVPVLVR, from the coding sequence ATGATCCCGCACAATCGATACGCAGTTCGCCAGCGCCAGCACGGCGCGGTGATTCTGACGGTCTGCTTCCTGCTGTTTTTCCTGCTGGGGTTTGTCGCCATCGCCTTCGACCTGGGGCGCCTGTTCATCGTCAAGACCGAGCTGCAAACGGCCATGGACAGCTGCGCCCTGGCCGCGGCCCAGGAGCTCGACGGCCAGTCGAGCGCACTGGCGCGGGCGCGCCGCGCCGGCACCACCGCGGCTAACCTGAACCGGGTCAACCTGCAGTCGGCGAGCTGGGACGGCAAGGGCCAGTTGCCCGACACCGGCATCAGCTTCCGGGACCAGAGCTACATGCCCACCACCGCCCCCGCCAGCGCGCGCTACGCGCAGTGCGAGCACCGCCAGAGCGGGATAAGAATGTGGCTGCTGCACGCGCTGGGCACGTTTGCCGGCAACGGCACGGCCAATCCGTCCACGCGCGCGGTGCTGGCCAGCGCGGTCGCCACGCGCGGCAGCGCCCAGAGCACCTGCCCGATCCCGGTGGCGATGAAAGCCAAGGTGGGCGGCACGCCATCGAACAACTACGGTTTCCTGGTCGGCGAATGGGTGACCGTGTTCGACAAGGCCGGCGCGGCCTCCTCGGCCGGCGAAATGGGCTGGTACAACCTCGATGGCAGCAAAAGCGCCAGCGAAACGGCCGCCGAACTGGCCGAAGGAGGCTACTGCGGCACACGCCTGGGCGACACGCTCGGCACCCCGGGCGCGCAAACCAGCGTGGACCGGCCGTGGAACTACCGCTTCGGGGTCTACAAGAACAGCGACTCCCCCGCCCTGAACCATCCCGACCAGAGCGGATACTCGTACACTGCCGCCAACTGGAAGAATGCGGTACCGCAGAATGCCTTTGCCGGCACGCCGGCACCCGGCTCGCACGCCAGCGCCCAGAACTACATCACCAAGCGCGCCGCCTACGCCTCGCTGGCCGACACCGGCACCAGTATCAAGACCGGGTCGCAGATCGCCTTCAACGACAACAACCGCCTGAACAGCTTCCACAAGCTGGCCACGCCCGGCGCGGCCGGCGAGCACCGCCAGTACGGCACCAGCCGGCGCCTGGTGATCGTCCCGGTGATCAATGGCGCGTCCCAGGTCATCGATTTCGTGTGCATGTTCATGCTGCATCCACTCAGTGGCCCGAACGACCCGGCCAGGCTGGAGTTTCGCGGCCTGGCAGGGATCG
- a CDS encoding Flp family type IVb pilin → MNTFLKSINHSVQSFARDDEGAQVVEYALIIAVVSIILVVALRNLTGTSFSGFIARVESCLTGGACA, encoded by the coding sequence ATGAACACTTTTTTGAAATCGATAAACCACTCGGTCCAATCCTTCGCCCGCGACGACGAAGGCGCCCAGGTCGTCGAGTATGCACTGATCATCGCGGTCGTCTCGATCATCCTGGTGGTGGCGCTGCGTAACCTCACCGGCACCAGCTTCTCCGGCTTCATCGCCCGCGTCGAATCGTGCCTGACCGGCGGCGCCTGCGCCTGA